A window of the Butyricimonas virosa genome harbors these coding sequences:
- a CDS encoding bifunctional dihydroorotate dehydrogenase B NAD binding subunit/NADPH-dependent glutamate synthase encodes MNKILSKTYFSEKVVKLEVEAPLIAKARKPGNFVIVRVGEKGERMPLTIADANLERGSITLVVQVMGVSSRKLCALEVGDYITDLVGPLGKPTHIEKVGTVLACGGGVGVAPLLPIVRAFKEAGNRVVSVIAGRNKDLVILEDEIRASSDEVIIMTDDGSYGKKGLITEGMEEVIKREKVDLAVTIGPAIMMKFCEKLTRKYDIPTVASLNALMVDGTGMCGACRVTVGGKTRFTCVDGPEFDAHLIDFDEILSRLGGFKDTEVAKLHDVEVKQEDAEHSHGVSDRNEPWRQELRQKVAGKERTSIERVHMPETAPEERIKSQRIEVNQGLTADMAMREATRCMDCVTPTCMEGCPVGIDIPGFVKNIERGEFLQAAAVLKRTSALPAVCGRVCPQEKQCESKCFYLQKLKKPSVAIGYLERFASDFERESGHITVPEVAHANGIKVAVIGSGPSGLSCAGDLAKLGYDVTVFEALHEIGGVLKYGIPEFRLPNSVVDVEIDNLKKIGVKFVTNFIVGMTDSVEDLKAEGFKAFYVASGAGLPRFMNIPGENYNGILSSNEYLTRVNLMGADSEDSDTPVYRGKNVVVVGGGNTAMDSVRTAKRLGAERAMIVYRRSEEEMPARLEEVKHAKEEGCEFITLTNPVEYIADERGRVKQVRVQKMALGEPDASGRRSPVPVEGSEYTIDADVVVVAVGVSPNPIVPNSVKGLEISRKGTIVVNDETMQSNLSEFFAGGDIVRGGATVILAMGDGRRAAKHIDEMFKAN; translated from the coding sequence ATGAATAAAATTTTAAGTAAGACTTATTTTTCAGAAAAAGTTGTAAAGCTGGAAGTTGAGGCACCATTGATAGCAAAGGCCCGTAAACCGGGTAATTTCGTGATTGTACGCGTGGGAGAGAAGGGCGAGCGGATGCCGTTGACCATTGCTGATGCTAATTTGGAAAGAGGAAGTATTACATTAGTGGTACAAGTGATGGGAGTGTCTTCCCGGAAATTGTGCGCTTTGGAAGTGGGGGATTATATCACGGATTTGGTAGGTCCCCTCGGAAAACCGACTCATATCGAGAAGGTAGGAACCGTGTTGGCTTGCGGTGGTGGTGTTGGCGTGGCTCCTCTACTGCCCATCGTGCGAGCTTTCAAGGAGGCTGGAAACAGAGTGGTTTCAGTAATTGCCGGGCGTAATAAGGATCTGGTGATTCTGGAAGATGAAATACGGGCTTCTTCGGATGAAGTGATTATCATGACGGATGACGGGAGCTATGGAAAAAAAGGTCTGATCACGGAGGGGATGGAAGAAGTGATCAAACGTGAGAAAGTAGATTTGGCCGTGACGATAGGACCGGCAATCATGATGAAATTCTGCGAGAAACTGACTCGTAAATATGATATTCCGACTGTGGCCAGTTTGAATGCGCTGATGGTGGACGGAACCGGAATGTGTGGAGCTTGCCGGGTAACCGTGGGGGGAAAGACCCGCTTTACTTGCGTTGATGGACCGGAGTTCGATGCTCACTTGATTGATTTTGACGAGATATTGTCCCGGTTAGGTGGATTTAAAGATACCGAAGTCGCCAAACTGCATGATGTTGAGGTAAAGCAAGAGGATGCGGAACATTCTCATGGCGTGAGTGATCGGAACGAACCTTGGCGTCAGGAATTGCGTCAGAAGGTGGCAGGGAAGGAACGTACTTCTATTGAGCGTGTCCATATGCCTGAAACCGCACCGGAAGAACGTATCAAGAGCCAACGTATCGAGGTGAATCAAGGATTGACAGCCGATATGGCTATGCGGGAGGCTACCCGTTGTATGGATTGCGTAACCCCGACTTGTATGGAAGGTTGTCCCGTGGGTATTGATATTCCCGGATTCGTGAAAAATATTGAGAGAGGGGAATTTTTGCAGGCGGCAGCCGTGCTGAAACGCACGAGTGCTTTGCCGGCAGTTTGCGGTCGGGTTTGTCCTCAGGAAAAACAATGTGAATCCAAGTGTTTTTATTTACAGAAATTGAAGAAACCGTCGGTTGCTATCGGTTATCTGGAACGTTTTGCATCGGATTTCGAGAGAGAATCCGGGCATATTACCGTGCCGGAAGTTGCCCATGCCAATGGTATTAAAGTTGCCGTTATCGGTTCCGGACCTTCCGGGTTATCGTGTGCAGGAGACTTGGCAAAATTGGGTTACGATGTAACCGTGTTCGAGGCGTTGCACGAGATCGGCGGTGTGTTGAAATACGGTATTCCTGAATTCCGTTTGCCGAATAGTGTGGTAGACGTGGAGATTGATAATCTGAAGAAGATCGGCGTGAAATTCGTTACCAACTTTATCGTGGGAATGACGGATTCCGTGGAAGATTTGAAGGCGGAAGGTTTCAAGGCTTTCTACGTGGCTTCAGGAGCCGGACTTCCCCGGTTTATGAATATTCCCGGAGAAAACTATAATGGTATCCTTTCTTCCAACGAGTACTTGACTCGGGTAAATCTGATGGGTGCCGATAGTGAAGATTCCGATACCCCGGTATATCGCGGAAAGAACGTGGTAGTCGTGGGTGGTGGTAACACGGCAATGGACTCTGTGCGTACGGCAAAACGTTTGGGTGCGGAACGTGCTATGATCGTTTATCGTCGGAGCGAGGAGGAAATGCCTGCCCGTCTGGAAGAGGTGAAACATGCCAAGGAAGAGGGATGCGAGTTTATCACGTTGACTAATCCGGTGGAATATATTGCCGACGAACGGGGACGTGTGAAACAGGTACGGGTGCAGAAGATGGCTTTGGGTGAACCGGATGCTAGTGGACGCCGTAGTCCTGTGCCGGTGGAAGGCTCCGAATACACGATTGATGCAGACGTGGTGGTTGTAGCCGTGGGGGTTTCTCCTAACCCGATTGTTCCGAACTCCGTGAAAGGATTGGAAATTTCACGTAAAGGTACGATCGTGGTGAATGACGAAACGATGCAGTCTAATTTGTCAGAGTTCTTTGCAGGGGGGGATATTGTGAGAGGTGGAGCAACGGTAATTTTGGCTATGGGTGACGGTCGTCGGGCTGCCAAACATATAGATGAGATGTTCAAAGCGAACTAG
- a CDS encoding translation initiation factor, with product MGNKNDKKERINVVYSTNPNYQYEYNQEKEQETLAPEKQNLRVTLDSKQRKGKTVTLVQGFTGTEEDLKELAKLLKNKCGVGGSVKDGEIIIQGEVKEKVLTILRDNKYRAK from the coding sequence ATGGGCAACAAAAACGATAAAAAGGAACGGATTAACGTGGTTTACTCCACGAACCCGAATTATCAATACGAATACAATCAAGAAAAAGAGCAGGAAACCCTAGCCCCGGAAAAACAAAACCTACGAGTGACCCTTGATTCCAAACAACGCAAAGGCAAAACAGTTACTCTCGTACAAGGTTTCACCGGGACGGAAGAGGATTTGAAAGAACTAGCGAAACTACTAAAAAACAAATGCGGCGTGGGTGGTTCCGTGAAGGATGGAGAAATTATCATCCAAGGAGAAGTAAAAGAAAAAGTATTGACCATTCTTCGGGACAATAAATACCGGGCAAAATAA
- a CDS encoding glycoside hydrolase family 57 protein: MKKTLCFYFQIHQPVRLRRYRFFDIGKRHDYFDEYVNRSTIRRVAERCYLPMNHLIMDLIKRYGTNFKVSFSISGSALEQFALHAPEVIESFKELAKTGSVEFLAETYAHSLASLSDTDEFERQVQRHAAKMEELFGQKPVTLRNSSLIYSDQIGERVAAMGFESMLTDGAKHVLGWKSPNFVYTNVMNPRLKLLLKNSRLSDDLTLRFSDHSWHEWPLTADKYARWLKDSTQDSEIVNLFMNYETFGENQLAETGIFEFMRSLPEYIFSTTDFEFLTPSEAVKKHQPVAPLHVPYPISWADEEKDITGWLGNELQNEAFEELFKIQPKVEALNDPELNEDYSRLQASDHFYYMRTKLFSDNDYHRYVSPYETPYEAFINYMNVLSDFVARVEDMEKMRNIAGNKITEEEKSPEKKKRTPRVKSAESAAKATKKVSTKEKQVKSKH, from the coding sequence ATGAAAAAGACATTATGTTTTTATTTCCAGATACATCAACCCGTAAGATTAAGAAGGTATCGTTTTTTTGATATAGGTAAACGTCATGATTATTTTGACGAGTATGTGAATCGTTCCACGATACGACGAGTGGCAGAGAGATGCTATTTGCCGATGAATCATTTGATCATGGATTTGATCAAGCGTTACGGAACGAATTTTAAGGTGAGTTTTTCTATTTCCGGTTCGGCATTGGAACAATTTGCTCTCCATGCCCCGGAAGTGATTGAAAGTTTCAAGGAATTGGCAAAGACCGGTAGCGTGGAGTTTTTGGCCGAGACATACGCTCACTCTTTGGCATCCTTGTCTGATACCGATGAATTCGAGAGACAAGTACAGCGCCATGCAGCTAAAATGGAAGAGTTGTTCGGGCAGAAGCCGGTGACGTTGCGAAATAGTTCGTTGATTTATTCCGATCAGATCGGGGAGCGAGTGGCTGCCATGGGATTTGAATCTATGCTGACTGATGGGGCAAAGCATGTGTTGGGGTGGAAGAGTCCGAATTTCGTTTACACGAACGTGATGAATCCCCGGTTGAAACTGTTATTGAAAAATTCCCGGTTGAGCGACGACTTGACCCTGCGTTTTTCAGATCATAGCTGGCATGAATGGCCTCTCACGGCAGATAAATATGCCCGTTGGTTAAAAGATAGCACGCAAGATAGTGAGATCGTGAATTTGTTTATGAACTACGAAACGTTTGGTGAAAACCAATTGGCAGAGACCGGAATTTTCGAGTTTATGCGTTCTTTACCCGAATATATATTCTCGACAACCGATTTTGAATTCCTGACCCCGAGTGAGGCGGTGAAAAAACATCAGCCGGTGGCTCCTTTACACGTGCCTTACCCGATTTCATGGGCGGATGAAGAAAAGGATATTACCGGATGGTTGGGAAATGAATTACAAAATGAGGCTTTTGAAGAGCTATTCAAAATACAACCTAAAGTGGAAGCATTAAATGATCCGGAGCTGAACGAGGATTACTCTCGCTTGCAGGCTAGTGATCATTTCTATTATATGAGGACGAAACTGTTCTCCGATAACGACTACCATCGTTACGTTTCACCTTATGAAACCCCGTATGAAGCATTCATAAATTATATGAATGTGTTGAGTGATTTTGTCGCACGTGTGGAAGATATGGAAAAAATGCGTAATATTGCGGGCAATAAAATCACCGAAGAAGAGAAAAGTCCGGAAAAAAAGAAACGGACTCCTCGTGTAAAAAGTGCGGAGAGTGCTGCGAAGGCGACGAAAAAGGTGAGTACTAAGGAGAAACAAGTGAAGTCAAAACATTAA
- a CDS encoding glycosyltransferase family 4 protein — MRVLMFGWEFPPHIAGGLGTASYGLTKGLAKHGVKVMFVMPKAGGDEDQSVVKIINASDVEMMSEYSNLDEYWQNVNFMEIGSNLVPYLDPETFERTVKETIKTGEHSEHIVFRNKFQFSGKYGTNLMEEVARYAMVAGTIAAQQDFDIIHAHDWLTYSAGIVAKKVSGKPLVIHVHATEFDRSGENVNQQVYDIERRGMEAADRVITVSNLTRNIVINRYGINPDKVVTVHNAVDFQTREDVEVDRGVKEKVVTFLGRITFQKGPEYFIEAANKVLKRFPNVRFVMAGSGDLFNRSVRRVAQLKIATKFHFTGFLRGDDVQKMFLYSDVYVMPSVSEPFGISPLEAMRAGVPTIISKQSGVAEVLKHSIKVDYWDVDALADAIYGLLAYPALGKMAGEEGLDEVNQLKWENAALKVEEVYKDVLGV; from the coding sequence ATAAGAGTATTGATGTTTGGGTGGGAATTTCCACCGCATATTGCAGGGGGCTTGGGAACGGCCAGTTACGGGTTGACGAAAGGCTTGGCGAAACATGGCGTCAAGGTGATGTTCGTCATGCCGAAGGCCGGAGGTGATGAGGATCAAAGCGTCGTGAAAATCATTAATGCGAGTGATGTCGAAATGATGAGTGAGTATTCAAACTTAGATGAATACTGGCAGAATGTAAACTTTATGGAGATCGGTTCGAATCTTGTTCCTTATCTGGACCCGGAAACTTTCGAAAGAACGGTAAAGGAGACCATCAAGACGGGCGAACATTCCGAGCATATCGTTTTCCGTAACAAGTTCCAATTTTCCGGTAAATACGGAACAAACCTGATGGAAGAAGTTGCCCGTTACGCCATGGTGGCAGGGACGATAGCGGCACAACAGGATTTTGATATTATCCACGCGCATGACTGGCTGACCTATTCGGCCGGGATTGTGGCGAAGAAAGTTTCGGGTAAACCGTTGGTGATCCATGTACATGCCACGGAATTTGACCGAAGTGGGGAGAATGTCAACCAGCAGGTGTATGATATAGAGAGGCGTGGAATGGAGGCTGCTGACCGGGTGATTACAGTGAGTAATCTGACACGAAATATCGTGATCAATCGTTACGGGATTAATCCGGATAAGGTAGTGACAGTCCATAACGCCGTGGATTTTCAAACACGTGAAGATGTTGAAGTTGATCGTGGAGTGAAAGAAAAGGTGGTCACTTTTTTGGGTAGAATTACTTTCCAGAAAGGACCGGAGTATTTTATCGAAGCGGCGAACAAGGTATTGAAACGTTTCCCGAATGTCCGGTTTGTTATGGCCGGTAGCGGAGACTTGTTCAATCGCTCTGTTCGGCGTGTGGCACAATTGAAAATAGCCACGAAGTTTCACTTTACCGGGTTCTTACGAGGTGATGATGTTCAGAAGATGTTCTTGTATAGTGACGTGTACGTGATGCCTTCTGTGTCCGAGCCTTTCGGAATTTCTCCATTGGAGGCGATGCGTGCGGGAGTTCCCACGATTATTTCCAAACAGTCCGGGGTCGCCGAGGTCTTGAAACATTCTATAAAAGTTGATTATTGGGATGTTGATGCACTGGCTGACGCTATATATGGTCTGTTAGCTTATCCGGCTTTAGGTAAAATGGCCGGAGAAGAGGGATTGGACGAGGTGAACCAGTTGAAATGGGAGAATGCAGCGTTGAAAGTAGAGGAAGTGTACAAGGACGTATTGGGAGTTTAG
- a CDS encoding FprA family A-type flavoprotein: MNLAREIKKDIYWIGVNDRRTHIFENYWPLPKGVAYNSYIIVDEKVVVIDTIERSKMDDYVENIEQLLNGRKVDYLVINHMEPDHTGAIKALLCHYPDVKIIGNAKTFPMLKNFYGVCENLMEVKEGDSLDLGKHKLNFYMAPMLHWPETMVTFESTEGILFSGDIFGAFGTLDGGIFDDEVDLDYLEEEISRYYSNIVGKYGQPAQTALKKLGGLPIKMVCATHGPIRRSHIADIVAKYDKWSKYDTDKGVVIVFSSMYGNTEKMADIIARFLAEKGIKKIRIHDASKTHPSYIINDIFRYKGVILGSCAYNGNAFPTMETLLFELEHMGVKNHVVAFFGGKAWAGGAMPRFNQFAEKIKWEVVAPSCEACGCPKDEDFETCRNIAYAMADKLDEIC; the protein is encoded by the coding sequence ATGAATCTAGCGAGAGAAATTAAGAAAGACATTTACTGGATTGGAGTCAATGACAGAAGAACGCATATCTTCGAAAATTACTGGCCTCTTCCCAAAGGTGTTGCTTATAATTCTTACATCATCGTGGACGAAAAAGTGGTAGTCATCGACACGATCGAAAGAAGCAAAATGGATGACTACGTGGAAAATATCGAACAGTTACTGAACGGGCGGAAAGTGGATTATCTCGTGATTAATCACATGGAACCCGATCACACCGGAGCCATCAAAGCTTTATTATGCCACTACCCGGACGTGAAAATCATCGGTAACGCCAAGACTTTCCCTATGCTGAAAAACTTCTACGGGGTTTGTGAAAACTTGATGGAAGTGAAAGAAGGCGATTCTCTCGACCTTGGAAAACATAAATTGAATTTCTACATGGCACCGATGCTGCACTGGCCGGAAACGATGGTTACTTTCGAATCAACCGAAGGTATCCTGTTCAGTGGTGACATCTTCGGAGCGTTCGGAACACTTGACGGTGGCATCTTTGATGACGAGGTTGACCTGGATTACTTGGAAGAGGAAATCAGTCGCTACTATTCCAATATTGTTGGAAAATACGGTCAACCGGCTCAAACTGCACTGAAAAAACTCGGAGGCCTTCCGATCAAAATGGTATGCGCTACCCACGGGCCGATCCGTCGTTCGCACATTGCCGACATCGTGGCTAAATATGACAAGTGGAGCAAGTACGACACGGACAAGGGTGTTGTGATCGTGTTCAGTTCCATGTACGGGAACACGGAAAAAATGGCTGATATAATCGCTCGTTTCTTGGCTGAAAAAGGAATCAAGAAAATCCGTATTCACGATGCATCCAAAACACACCCGTCATATATCATCAATGACATTTTCCGTTATAAAGGAGTTATCCTTGGAAGTTGCGCTTACAACGGTAACGCCTTCCCGACCATGGAAACCCTGTTGTTCGAACTGGAACACATGGGCGTGAAGAACCACGTGGTGGCCTTCTTTGGCGGAAAAGCATGGGCTGGCGGTGCAATGCCCCGTTTCAACCAATTCGCTGAAAAAATCAAATGGGAAGTGGTTGCTCCTTCTTGCGAGGCTTGCGGTTGCCCGAAAGATGAAGATTTCGAAACGTGCCGTAATATCGCCTACGCTATGGCAGATAAACTGGACGAAATCTGTTGA
- the glgP gene encoding alpha-glucan family phosphorylase, with product MSNLELKDPAYLFEVSWEVCNKVGGIHTVISTKVLSLAGEFKNNHILIGPDVWRYNEPNPEFTEDAHLFKSWRVKAAQEGLRIKVGRWNVAGNPVAILVDFTSFIPQKDQILTSFWEKFQVDSLTGQWDYIEPVLFGYTAGKVIESFVRYHISPRQRIVAQFHEWMTGSGMLYLKNALPQVGCVFTTHATVLGRSIAGNGLPLYDPMKDYNPVETAHRFGVDSKQSLESKAAEWADCFTTVSDITAKECEHFLGKQVDLVTPNGFENSFTPSEEDYPAKRQQGREKLLKVAQALLGRAVAEDALIVGISGRYEFKNKGLDVFVEALGRLNRDVDNKRDILAFILVPAGHKGANLELLNNLERPYQAIEITHPYVTHELSDPQNDPVLRKIEEQQLSNQPGDRVKVFFSPSYLNGNDGVFNMPYYDLLVGMDLTVFPSYYEPWGYTPLESLAFKVPTITTTLAGFGLWVESYYKKAHPGIEIIERDDRNNEEVVEKIADKIKAIAGLNKKEYQAVAKNAKEVSKIALWENLVSYYKKAYQIAIDKVNGRVNEIPVVEEEQWSFIEKKTATNVPNWISVIIHRSIPVKLSALEELANNLWWCWNEEAVDLFKSIDPLQWMLTRHNPIALLDKISLNRYKELENDEEFVARLAAVYAKFSQYMEEKKQMNDPSIAYFSMEYGLHASLKIYSGGLGVLAGDYLKEASDKKTKITGIGLLYRYGYFTQKFSAAGNQEAEYEAQDFTKIPVSPARDAEGNWLTISLSFPGREVYARIWRVNVGRVELYLLDTDFEDNQEGDRSITHYLYGGDWENRLKQEILLGIGGIRALRKLNIQADVYHCNEGHAAFTGLERLREYVAEDQLSFAEAMEVVRASSLFTTHTPVPAGHDSFTENLLKNYFWFVAERLKITWEQLLGLGRVNANDPNEKFSMSFLAANLSQEVNGVSWLHGKVSRDIFKNLWPGYMPEELHISYVTNGVHYPTWAAPEWKKIQMSVFGEKFKTHHYDKTCFEGIYQIPDQMIKEVRMVLRSRLIRHIKHRLADEKSTAYFTPRQIVEIQDTLRDDILTIGFARRFATYKRAHLLFSNLDRLNEIVNNPDRPVQFIFAGKAHPADQAGQDLIKRIVEISKYPQFLGKILFLPNYDMDLARHMVQGVDVWMNTPTRPQEASGTSGEKAAMNGVMHFSVLDGWWVEGYQKDAGWALPMERTYENQEFQNELDAELIYNIIESEIAPAFYERDANGLSDKWAGYIKNTIAKVASNFTSNRMLTDYEDKFYIPMSRRFHRLSDNHYALAAQIAEWKRKVSREWDSVQVDGLILPDKSKQIISLGKSYQGKVVLDLGELSIDDIGVELVAMMKKEEKIEVCFTQEFVPVSFENGKAMYSIEVTPDDPGIFMLGLRIFPKNTLLPHRQDFALVKWV from the coding sequence ATGAGTAATTTGGAATTGAAAGATCCCGCCTATTTGTTCGAGGTAAGTTGGGAAGTATGTAATAAGGTTGGGGGAATTCACACGGTAATTTCAACAAAGGTGTTGAGTTTGGCCGGGGAATTCAAAAACAACCATATATTGATCGGCCCGGACGTGTGGCGGTATAATGAACCGAATCCGGAATTCACGGAGGATGCCCATTTGTTTAAATCGTGGCGGGTGAAAGCGGCACAGGAGGGATTGCGTATTAAGGTAGGGCGATGGAATGTAGCCGGTAACCCTGTGGCTATTTTGGTGGATTTCACCTCTTTTATTCCCCAAAAGGATCAGATATTGACTTCTTTCTGGGAGAAGTTTCAGGTGGATTCGTTAACCGGACAATGGGATTACATCGAACCCGTGTTATTCGGTTACACGGCGGGAAAAGTGATTGAGAGTTTTGTTCGTTACCATATATCTCCTCGTCAGCGTATTGTTGCCCAGTTCCACGAGTGGATGACGGGAAGCGGTATGTTGTACCTGAAAAATGCCCTTCCACAAGTGGGATGCGTGTTCACCACTCATGCCACCGTGTTAGGACGTAGTATTGCCGGGAACGGCTTGCCTCTTTATGATCCGATGAAGGATTACAATCCGGTGGAAACGGCCCATCGTTTCGGCGTGGATTCTAAACAATCCTTGGAAAGTAAGGCGGCAGAATGGGCGGATTGTTTTACGACGGTCAGTGACATTACCGCGAAAGAGTGTGAGCATTTCTTGGGTAAACAAGTGGATCTTGTCACCCCGAATGGTTTCGAGAACAGTTTCACCCCCAGCGAGGAGGATTATCCCGCCAAGCGTCAGCAAGGACGTGAAAAACTGTTGAAAGTGGCGCAGGCTTTATTGGGCCGGGCGGTTGCGGAAGATGCTTTAATCGTGGGTATCAGTGGACGTTACGAGTTTAAAAATAAGGGCTTGGACGTGTTTGTTGAAGCACTGGGACGTTTGAACCGGGATGTAGATAATAAACGGGATATTTTGGCGTTTATTCTGGTGCCGGCAGGACATAAGGGGGCAAATCTGGAATTACTGAATAATTTGGAACGTCCTTACCAGGCGATCGAAATCACACATCCTTACGTGACACATGAATTATCGGACCCGCAAAATGATCCGGTATTGCGTAAGATTGAGGAACAACAATTATCGAATCAACCGGGGGACCGGGTGAAGGTCTTTTTCTCTCCAAGCTATTTGAATGGTAATGACGGTGTGTTTAACATGCCTTATTATGATTTGCTTGTGGGAATGGATTTGACCGTTTTCCCCTCTTATTACGAGCCTTGGGGATACACTCCTTTGGAGAGTCTGGCATTTAAAGTTCCGACGATCACGACAACTTTGGCCGGTTTCGGCTTGTGGGTTGAGTCCTATTATAAAAAAGCACACCCGGGAATTGAGATTATTGAACGGGATGACCGGAATAACGAAGAAGTGGTCGAGAAAATTGCCGATAAAATAAAAGCGATTGCCGGACTAAACAAAAAAGAGTACCAAGCTGTAGCCAAGAATGCCAAAGAGGTATCGAAGATTGCACTTTGGGAAAATTTGGTTTCATATTACAAGAAGGCTTATCAGATCGCGATAGATAAAGTAAACGGACGGGTGAATGAAATTCCGGTTGTGGAAGAGGAACAATGGTCATTCATAGAGAAAAAGACGGCAACAAATGTTCCGAACTGGATCAGCGTGATTATCCATCGTTCAATTCCGGTCAAATTGAGTGCCTTGGAAGAGTTGGCGAATAATTTGTGGTGGTGTTGGAACGAGGAGGCCGTTGATTTGTTTAAAAGCATCGATCCTTTGCAATGGATGTTGACACGGCATAACCCGATAGCGTTATTGGATAAGATTTCTTTGAATCGCTATAAAGAATTGGAGAATGATGAGGAGTTTGTTGCCCGTCTGGCAGCCGTGTACGCTAAATTCTCCCAATACATGGAGGAGAAAAAGCAAATGAATGATCCTTCCATTGCTTATTTTAGTATGGAGTACGGGTTACACGCTTCTCTGAAAATTTATTCGGGAGGTCTTGGCGTGTTGGCCGGAGATTACTTGAAAGAGGCTAGTGACAAAAAAACAAAGATCACGGGTATCGGCTTATTGTATCGTTACGGTTATTTCACCCAAAAATTCTCTGCCGCGGGTAATCAAGAGGCTGAATATGAGGCTCAGGATTTCACGAAGATACCGGTATCTCCGGCTCGGGATGCTGAAGGCAATTGGTTGACAATCAGTCTTTCATTCCCTGGACGCGAGGTGTATGCCCGAATCTGGCGAGTAAATGTCGGACGGGTAGAATTGTACCTGTTGGATACGGATTTCGAGGATAACCAGGAAGGGGACAGGAGCATCACGCATTACTTGTATGGAGGAGATTGGGAAAATCGTTTGAAACAGGAAATTTTGCTGGGTATCGGGGGAATCCGGGCCTTGCGGAAATTGAATATCCAGGCGGATGTGTACCATTGTAATGAGGGACATGCGGCCTTTACCGGGTTGGAAAGATTGCGGGAATACGTGGCGGAAGATCAACTTTCATTTGCCGAAGCCATGGAAGTTGTTCGGGCGTCTTCGCTTTTCACCACGCATACGCCGGTTCCGGCAGGACATGATTCATTTACAGAAAACTTGTTGAAAAACTACTTCTGGTTTGTGGCTGAACGTTTGAAGATCACGTGGGAACAGTTGCTTGGGTTAGGACGTGTAAATGCGAATGATCCGAACGAGAAATTCTCCATGAGTTTTCTGGCAGCGAACTTATCGCAGGAGGTGAACGGGGTTAGCTGGTTGCACGGGAAAGTCAGTCGGGATATATTCAAGAATTTATGGCCGGGATATATGCCGGAAGAGTTACACATCAGTTATGTAACCAATGGAGTGCATTACCCGACTTGGGCGGCTCCGGAATGGAAGAAAATACAGATGAGCGTGTTTGGTGAAAAATTCAAGACTCATCATTACGATAAAACGTGTTTTGAAGGAATCTACCAAATTCCGGATCAGATGATCAAAGAGGTTCGTATGGTTTTACGAAGTCGCTTGATCCGTCATATAAAACATCGTTTGGCTGACGAGAAGAGTACGGCTTATTTTACACCGCGACAAATCGTGGAGATTCAAGACACTTTGCGGGATGACATATTGACAATCGGTTTTGCCCGTCGTTTTGCTACCTATAAACGAGCTCATTTGTTGTTCAGTAATTTGGATCGTTTGAATGAGATCGTGAATAACCCGGATCGTCCGGTTCAGTTTATATTCGCGGGGAAAGCTCACCCGGCGGATCAGGCCGGTCAGGATTTGATCAAGCGGATAGTGGAGATTTCCAAATACCCGCAGTTCTTGGGTAAGATATTGTTCCTCCCGAATTATGACATGGACTTGGCTCGCCACATGGTGCAAGGTGTGGACGTATGGATGAACACCCCGACTCGCCCGCAGGAGGCTTCTGGTACGAGTGGAGAGAAGGCCGCCATGAATGGTGTCATGCACTTCAGTGTGCTGGACGGTTGGTGGGTTGAAGGCTATCAAAAGGATGCCGGTTGGGCCTTGCCGATGGAAAGGACTTACGAGAATCAGGAATTCCAGAATGAATTGGATGCCGAGTTGATTTATAATATCATCGAATCGGAAATTGCCCCGGCATTTTATGAACGAGATGCGAATGGTTTATCCGATAAATGGGCAGGATACATCAAGAACACGATTGCTAAAGTGGCATCAAACTTCACGAGTAATCGGATGTTGACGGATTACGAGGACAAGTTCTATATACCGATGTCTCGCCGTTTCCACCGTTTGAGTGACAATCATTATGCTTTAGCCGCGCAGATTGCGGAGTGGAAGAGAAAGGTTAGCCGGGAATGGGATTCCGTGCAGGTGGATGGTTTGATTCTTCCCGATAAATCGAAACAGATTATCTCTTTAGGTAAATCTTACCAAGGAAAAGTGGTACTTGATTTGGGTGAGTTATCGATTGATGACATCGGGGTAGAGTTGGTTGCGATGATGAAGAAAGAGGAAAAAATTGAAGTGTGCTTCACGCAGGAATTTGTCCCTGTTTCTTTTGAGAACGGGAAGGCCATGTATTCCATCGAAGTAACTCCTGATGATCCCGGAATTTTCATGTTGGGACTGAGAATATTCCCGAAGAATACATTACTCCCTCACAGGCAGGATTTTGCTTTGGTAAAATGGGTGTAG